A region of Lepeophtheirus salmonis chromosome 13, UVic_Lsal_1.4, whole genome shotgun sequence DNA encodes the following proteins:
- the LOC121128227 gene encoding uncharacterized protein isoform X1: MIDEELDMNHDDYDEQLVKEIKKYRLLWDTNHKDYKDANKKIHTWKIIALKLNKPGGAKELKRRWKNLRDGLVRSIRKNAEASQISKSEMKVSKCKLFDELLFLKDFISYRPTPIEIPFGCGTQRSPEVYKSVDIETHVITEQETFDTTIIRFEKDVDKINHDRFVGGEGSEECESIKRLKMPNNSGSSSLSSVNNSVLKPNEDSLSVTASSSGEIENEITKSSNWHFCQSLVDVLDSLPKKKNRMAKIKIQEILMKLEFDEEDQN, translated from the exons atgattgACGAGGAATTGGACATGAATCATGATGACTACGACGAACAATTGgtcaaggaaataaaaaaatataggcttCTCTGGGATACAAATCACAAAGACTATAAGgatgctaataaaaaaattcacacttGGAAAATAATTGCCCTTAAATTGAACAAGCCAGGTGGGG ctaAAGAATTAAAACGCAGATGGAAGAATCTTCGTGATGGGCTTGTTAGATCAATCCGTAAAAACGCCGAAGCCTCACAAATTTCCAAGTCTGAGATGAAAGTATCCAAATGCAAACTTTTCGACGAGCTTCTCTTTCTCAAGGACTTTATCTCTTATCGCCCTACACCCATTGAAATTCCCTTTGGCTGTGGTACCCAAAGATCACCAGAAGTCTATAAAAGCGTGGACATTGAGACCCACGTTATAACGGAGCAGGAAACCTTCGATACTACCATCATCAGGTTCGAAAAGGATGTTGATAAAATTAACCATGATAGATTTGTTGGAGGCGAAGGCTCAGAAGAGTGCGAGTCTATTAAGCGACTTAAAATGCCAAATAATTCTGGTTCAAGTAGTCTCTCTTCAGTGAATAATAGTGTCCTTAAGCCGAACGAGGATTCTCTTTCTGTCACTGCTTCCAGTTCTGGAGAAATTGAGAATGAGATTACTAAAAGTAGTAATTGGCACTTTTGTCAGAGCTTAGTGGATGTCCTTGACTCTTTACCTAAGAAGAAAAATCGAATGgcgaaaattaaaattcaagagATTCTTATGAAGCTGGAGTTTGATGAGGAAGATCAGAATTAG
- the LOC121128227 gene encoding uncharacterized protein isoform X2, with the protein MIDEELDMNHDDYDEQLVKEIKKYRLLWDTNHKDYKDANKKIHTWKIIALKLNKPAKELKRRWKNLRDGLVRSIRKNAEASQISKSEMKVSKCKLFDELLFLKDFISYRPTPIEIPFGCGTQRSPEVYKSVDIETHVITEQETFDTTIIRFEKDVDKINHDRFVGGEGSEECESIKRLKMPNNSGSSSLSSVNNSVLKPNEDSLSVTASSSGEIENEITKSSNWHFCQSLVDVLDSLPKKKNRMAKIKIQEILMKLEFDEEDQN; encoded by the exons atgattgACGAGGAATTGGACATGAATCATGATGACTACGACGAACAATTGgtcaaggaaataaaaaaatataggcttCTCTGGGATACAAATCACAAAGACTATAAGgatgctaataaaaaaattcacacttGGAAAATAATTGCCCTTAAATTGAACAAGCCAG ctaAAGAATTAAAACGCAGATGGAAGAATCTTCGTGATGGGCTTGTTAGATCAATCCGTAAAAACGCCGAAGCCTCACAAATTTCCAAGTCTGAGATGAAAGTATCCAAATGCAAACTTTTCGACGAGCTTCTCTTTCTCAAGGACTTTATCTCTTATCGCCCTACACCCATTGAAATTCCCTTTGGCTGTGGTACCCAAAGATCACCAGAAGTCTATAAAAGCGTGGACATTGAGACCCACGTTATAACGGAGCAGGAAACCTTCGATACTACCATCATCAGGTTCGAAAAGGATGTTGATAAAATTAACCATGATAGATTTGTTGGAGGCGAAGGCTCAGAAGAGTGCGAGTCTATTAAGCGACTTAAAATGCCAAATAATTCTGGTTCAAGTAGTCTCTCTTCAGTGAATAATAGTGTCCTTAAGCCGAACGAGGATTCTCTTTCTGTCACTGCTTCCAGTTCTGGAGAAATTGAGAATGAGATTACTAAAAGTAGTAATTGGCACTTTTGTCAGAGCTTAGTGGATGTCCTTGACTCTTTACCTAAGAAGAAAAATCGAATGgcgaaaattaaaattcaagagATTCTTATGAAGCTGGAGTTTGATGAGGAAGATCAGAATTAG